The following DNA comes from Brassica oleracea var. oleracea cultivar TO1000 chromosome C5, BOL, whole genome shotgun sequence.
CAACTATAATGTAAAATTATATAAAAAGTATATCAATAATTTGTTAAAGACTTAGGCTTCTTCTAGGCTTCGAATAATCCGGCTAGCCATAATTCTCTACTAAACACCTAGCTACCATCTAAAGATTTTTTGAACATTGATCTATATGGAGCTGATTTAAGTTGATTACCACATTCTGATTTTTTTTTGTGACAAGTTTATGCATCTCACATTGTCCGACCATATAATTTGTTAGGATAGAACTTGCAAAGTGCATTGCCAACCCTTCCTGTGCAGCCAATGTCGCTTGCCTCCAGACATGTAACAACCGTCCAGACGAAACCGAGTGCCAGGTTCTTTTATCTATCCATAACATATCATTTAGCTTCTTGTGAGACAAGAGACCAATGATTGTGCTTTTATTTTTCAGATTAAATGTGGTGATCTATTCGAGAACAGTGTAGTCGACGAGTTCAACGAATGCGCTGTCTCAAGAAAAAAATGCGTTCCTAGAAAATCTGATCTCGGAGAGTTTCCAGCCCCTGACCCTTCTGTTCTCGTCAAGAACTTCAACATCAATGACTTTGACGGCAAGTGGTACATTACAAGTGGCTTGAATCCAACCTTTGACGCCTTTGACTGTCAGCTCCATGAGTTCCACACGGAAGACGGTAAGCTTGTTGGAAACATCTCATGGAGAATAAAAACCCCAGACAGTGGTTTCTTCACTAGATCAACCGTACAGAAGTTCGTGCAAGATCCTAACCAGCCTGCTGTTTTCTACAATCATGACAACGAGTACCTTCACTACCAAGATGACTGGTAACAACAAGAGATAGATTTAGTCTCCGCTTCTCTTCTTGCAAACCAAAGAAGTTTATTAGTTCCACATGACTCTTGCAGGTATATACTGTCATCAAAGATAGAGAACAAACAAGACGACTATATCTTTGTCTACTACCGTGGGAGAAACGATGCTTGGGATGGATACGGCGGTGCGGTTGTGTACACGAGAAGCGCTTCTTTACCCAACACCATTGTACCGGATCTTGAAAAGGCAGCTAAAAGCATAGGAAGAGAGTTCAGCACATTCATAAAAACGGATAACACTTGCGGTCCTGAACCTCCTCTGGTGGAGAGACTTGAGAAGACGGTGGAAGAAGGGGAGAAGATTATAGTCAAAGAGGTTGAGGAGATCGAAGAGGAAGTAGAGAAGGAAGTGGAGAAAGTCGGTAAGACTGAGATGACCTTGTTCCAGAGATTAGCTGAAGGGTTTGAAGAATTAAAGCAAGACGAGGAGAATTTCTTGAAAGGGTTAAGCAAAGAGGAGATGGAGTTGCTGGATGAGCTCAAAATGGAAGCTAATGAGGTTGAGAAATTATTTGGAAAAGCTCTACCAATCAGAAAGTTCAGGTAGAGAAACTATATTATTATTATACATATACACTGTTGTAAAAACATTTAATCATTTCATAAAATTGGATACACAAAACACACAAGGATTAAGACATCCTTTTTAGCACTCAAGATGAGGTGAAACTGGTAATGATGGGGATGATAACAACAAGAATGATCAAGAGCAGCACAATGATACCAATGCACATCCATTTCCTACTGCTTCTCTGATGCTTCTTTGCGGTATTCAACTCCTTAGCACCATCTTTAACGTAATGGCTCGCGTTCATCACGTGATGCTCGATCTCATCCATCTGCTCGCCTTGCGCTTCGACCATCACAGCCATATCTAGAAACACTTGGTGTAGCTCTAACAAACTCTTCTCTATCTCCTTCGCCGCATCATACCTTCAAAAAAAAAAACTTGGAAGTCAATAACCAAATCAAACCAAGATTCAGTGTTAATAAACCAAATCAAACCGAGATTCAGTGTCAATAAACCAAATCAAACCGAGATTCAGTGTCAATAAACCAAATCAAACCAAGATTCAGTGTCAATAAACCAAATCAAACCGAGATTCAGTGTCAATAAACCAAATCAAACCGAGATTCAGTTGTCAATAAACCAAATCAAACCGTACCTGTCTTGAATCTCAACCACAGTCTCCAAGACCTTTCCTCTCCCGTGCTCCTGAACCGCACGTGCGAGAAACTCTTCACCTCCGTCGCTAACAATCTTCTCGATCATCTCTTCGTCTGGTCTCTCGCCAGTAACCGTAAAGTACCGTCTCTCAACGGTCTCCTTGTACTCGCTCATCATCCTCTGCCTCAGCCCCTGAAACTCCATCATCACTTCTTTCAGCTTCTTCCTCAAACCGTTAGTAACCGCCACTCTGCTTCTGAAAACCGGAGTTCCCGATAACCGTTTGATCTCTCGGTTCGCTCGATCCATCTCCTCCAGCGTGGCCTTGATCGATTTCGCTTTTCGTAAACCGGAGACGATCTCGTTGGAGATCTTGTTGCGGAGAGACTTCACGGAGTCCGCCTTGTGCGCGGATTTGCTCTCGTCGTTGTACTGCGAGATGCGAGAGAGCGTTTCGGTGATCAGAGAGATCTCTGATCTCACTTTCTCGGCTTCTTCTAGGAACGAGGAGAGATTTGAGTCTGTGTTGTTGTTGTTCGCCATCTCGAGGTCGGAGTCTGGTGGTCCGGATTCTAGATCCTTCATCGCTGATTTTTTTAGGTCGACGTAGCTTGTGAACGATTTGGTCATTAGGTCGTTCATCTTTTCGCCTGAAAACTCAAATCGAAATTAACTTGAGAGAGTTTGAGAGATGAGAGATGAGTGTGGGTGTGAAGAAAGGATCTGAGAAGTAACGTTTTTAATCAGTGGGGAGATATAGCCGTTACCGTCTTCGTTACCTCCCAACGGCTATATTTGGAGATGTGTCCGTTGGATCGTACATTTGTCAGTCGGCTTCTGATATACATTGATTTTTTTTTAATTGAGTGAAGATTTGGAAACTGAAGAAGAATAGAGGGGCTAAACTGTAATTAGTTGTGTATTAAGGTGCTTTTGGCCGACTTGAGATTGAGCTTTTCTTATTTCGTTATGAGTTGTGACTCATGAGAAAATACAGGGGCTACAATTGCAATATTATATTTTATATTATAAAAGTGTTTTTGGTCGACTTCCATTGTTGGCTCTTCTATTTTGTCACCATTTTATTCAAAAATGTGGCTCTTGTATGGTGCTGTTCATGTGGTAAACTTTTTTGCATCCGAGTCATTCAAATTAGAACACTTAAAAAAAAAAAATTTAGAATACTTAAAAAGTTGGAAATTCATGTTTGTAATCATCTATCCGTTCTATAAATCTGTTTATATTCCCGTACAATCATATTCTAAACTATACAAATTAAACTATTTATTAAAAAATATTTAATCCAATCCTAAATATAAGATGTTTTAGGTAAAATACATTTACTAAAAAAAATTTTATTTAAAATATATCATTAGAATTATAAATTAAAAATTACTTGACGAGTTACATAATCGAATGATTAAATTTAGTTGGTTACACAGTTTTTGATAAACTAAAATTTACATAAAAATATGAAAACATAACAAATTGAAACATAATTTTTTTTCTAAACATCTTATGTTTTGAAACGGAGAGAATAGATTAATTCACCGAATAAACTATCATACTTCATAACATTATCTATCAGTGGCGGATGTAGCATGAAATTTTTAAAGAAACAATCACATATACTAAGATCAAAATGTAACTTTTAATAAGAAAATATAGCTAAAATTTTGGCATATTATTAAGAATCTGAAATTTTTGTGGGTGCCAGAACCTACATCCGCCACTGCTATCTATCCCTGCAAAACATTTTATTTATAAAACTTACTCTCATAAAAATGGTCATATTTATTTGTATCATTTGTGTGCATCCCTATCAACACTAACCACAGGTTCATGTTTTTAGTCCATATCAACTTCTCATTTCTCAAATATCTCTCTTGGATCCTACTGTGCTTCTTGTCATGAGCGGGGTTATAAGTGTGAAAGATAAACTAATACAGGTCTATTTTCAATACAAGAGTTAAATAGGAGCCTTTTGTAGAAGTAGAATTTATATTAGGGGCTAAAGAAAGAAGGTGATTGAAGGAAGGGAAGATGTGGTGGAGGGAGTGAGACCCATGTGTGTGATGTGTTGGCGAATTTGTTTCCTTAAATTCCAAATCCAAATATCCATCACTACTTTATTTTAAAAGTCTCTTTACGTATACAACACAAATATTTACGAGGCGGATAACCTTTTTATTTATTAAACCATTTTTTTTTTTTTTTTTTTTTTGCTAACCGAGTATCCTGGTCCCACCAAAGTGGTCCAGACTAGAGACCGAAGTGAGCATGGACGCTGCAAGGGCGTCACCATGTAGCTCACCGTGTAACGGTCTTCGGTCTCGGGTGCTGTATCCCACATGTAAATTTCTGCAGTGACTAAAGCTTGAACCCAGGGACGGACACTCCAGCTGAGCTCCTATACCACTACACCAAAGCAACTTGGCTAAATTATACCATTCTTTTCCAGCAGATCATTGATGAGTTATTTGAAATTCAATTTCACATATGACTTTAAACATGAGAATCAATGTCTATAAGACCAGAAACTGTTGATATAAAATGTGTGTTTAAGTATTGATTTAGTAAAGTAAGTTACTAAAAATACTTTTGGTAAACTCATCATGGTAAACAAATTTACACAAAACACGGTAAGAAAACAAAATCCGATTCCAAGTTTAGATAAACTTTTACATAATATCCGCTAAAATTCGTGTGGAACCTTATCCATTAATCTGACTGGTTCCAACACACAAACCATCAGATCATAATTTTCCATATCCAAAATCAACGGCCTAGATCAAATAACCAAAAGCAAAACACTTTCTTCTCGTCCAGAAAATCTCTTTTACACTTCCCCTTTCCATTTCTCTTTATAAATTTCTCGTGTGAAAGAGGAAAAAAAAAAAGAAAGCAAAACTTGGCTAAGCGATTAAAGATTGCTGAGAGTACACGTTGTATACTTTTTTCCTTCTAATGGCGGAGGTAATCAGCAAAACGAGTTTGTTCTTCCGAGGAGCTTGCGTGAATCACCACCACCACGCAGATGACTTCTCCGTCTCGCCGGTGAGTTTCGGTCTCAAAAAGAGTTTCTCTTCTCTCAAGCAGAAGCCTCTTAGAAGCGACTTCTCTGGAAAACAGATCCTACAGACCTTCAACAGGAGCTTCCGATCATCATCCGTCACCGCTCAGGTAGATCCTTAGATTCAGACATGTTTGTTTGAGTTGTTGGTTGGTTCTGTCGGAAAGGATCTTTTAACACGTGTAGTATTTTTTTGTATGTTCAGTCAACGCTGAGGATTGGGACAGCTCAGAAGTGGTGGGAGAAAGGTCTGCAAGAGAACGTGAGAGAGATCTCTTCGGCGCAAGAGCTCGTCGACTCTCTCGCCGACGCTGGCGATAAGCTCGTCGTGGTTGACTTCTTCTCTCCTGGCTGCGGCGGATGCAAGGCTCTGCATCCTAAGATGTGCCAGCTGGCGGAGCAGAGCCCTGATGTGCAGTTTCTTCAGGTGAACTACGAGGAGCACAAGTCCATGTGTTATAGCCTCGGTGTCCACGTCCTCCCGTTTTTTCGGTTCTACCGTGGCGCTCAGGGTCGTGTCTGTAGCTTTAGCTGTACTAATGCTACGGTAACGTTTCTCGTCATCTCCACATTAACTCTTAAGAGATCATCATCAGTAATAATCATCGATTTTTGCTATCTTTAGATAAAGAAATTTAGAGACGCGTTGGCGAAGCATAGTCCGGATAGGTGCAGCCTTGGACCAACCAAGGGGCTTGAAGAGAAAGAGCTTGTGGCACTTGCAGCCAATAAAGAACTCAACTTTAGTTACACGCCCAAGGTTGTACCTGTTGAGAAAGAAGCAGCTATTCCCACTTCCAACCCGGCACTCCCTGTTCCTCATCCATCGATGAGCGGTAGTGAGGAGAAGACATTGGTCTCCGCAGGGAGGTGATATGGTTGTGAGAACAAATAAACATTTCTCTGTACAGTTTGGGTGATAGTAGTTACTAGCAACTGAATATGTATTGCAGTTGTCTGTTCTTGGAGCAGCCGGTTTAATGGGGTTTAGTTTTTTTTTTTTTTTGGGATCCCCCTGAGCAAAACCGGTTTAATGGGTTTTTCGAAGAGCAAGACCAGTTCGAGTTTTGCTGAGTTCTTATGGGAGTGATAGTGGAAGGTCGTGCGTTTGGGCACAATGGGAAGAAAGCTTTCTACTTCAATCAGCTTTAGTAGGACTACTTTGGTTTCTTTGCTTGTTTTTTTATTGCTTATAAGGTAATTCTACGTAAACCTTATCTAAAGAAAAGGAGAGTCTCCCATCACTAGTGTTGGTGTCCACCAACTGTCTTCAAACCCGCTGTTTAGGGTCCCCCGTCGTCGGTTCATACTCCGACTTTAGTATGTTCTTTGGAACATCAGTTTCAGGGTTTCAAGTGAAGCATCTCTATGGGTATCTCCGCCCCTTTAACACACTTATCGCTCTACTTTTCGTTTATTGTCTAGCCGTTGAGATTAACTCCGGTTGTAATCGTTTGAACCCGTTTGATTTTTAGTTTAATATAAGCTTTCGTGACAAAAAAAAATAAGGTAATTCTATGTAAGTAAAATTATCCATGTGAAAATTATGATACAATATCATTTATGATGGCATTCTCTATGGATTGATATCTTACATAAGACTTTTACGGTCTTTTCTTAAGCTTCTGTTTACAAGTTTCCAAATGTGGGGTTTAGCATGTTTTCATATTATGGATTTAACTGTATTCATTGGTTTAGCATTCTTTCCTCTGGTTTACAAACGAAAACGAGACCTTGGTGATTTACTGGTGGATCAAAGAGTTTTGGTTTGTGAGAATTAGAGTTTTCTATCACAAAACTAGGTATTGGTTTCTGGTAGTTAGGTAATACCGTAATAGCCAATGCCTAGATGGTACTGGAAGAACAGTAGAAAAGGTTCGGAGACAAATAGTCATAATGAAAATGTAACACACCACTTCATTGACAGAAGAACCAGATAATTATCCATGCCAGAATACGAAATCAGATATTTCTAAAAGACAACATATTTGAAGTACAAAAGATTCATGAAAACTTGTCAAAACAAATCCTATCAAAACTCCTCACTGTTTGTGTCTATGTTGATTCAAGGTTTATTATACAACATACACTCATTCCAGCATCTGATCGGCAGATACTTGGCCAACGGCTTTCTGGCTTTTATTCTTCTTGCCTGCTTACAAGTAGACAATATCTTGTTACTTCTACAATTGGCTAAAATTGCATATAGTAAGTAACAAACACTGAGATAAAACAATGATGTACCTTTATTCTTTAGTTTATTTAGCTTCAAGGTCTTCTTCACGCTAAACTTTCTCGGGGGTTTCTTGGATTCTTCTTCTGATGCACCTGGAACCAGCAAAAGAAAAAAAAAAAAAAAAAAACTCGCTTCAACAAAATACCTAACAATATATATATGTCACAGGGGCAAAAGGAATGGCCTTTCTATAAAATGCTAACAGTAACATGATCTCAATCAGTAAAAGAAAAACAATCGTTCTACAAATCCAAACTCATTTGCAGAGTTACAGCTCAAGTACTGAAGAATTATTCCTAACTAACTAAGTCAAAGAGATCAATTAACAAAGCAAAAGCTCAGACCATCAGCAGAAGCCATCTCCACATCCTCCATAGTTACAAGACCCTTCTCCACCATCTCTTTCTGCTCCTGTTATCACATTAACAAAAACTCTTTTTTTTTTTTTTTTAATTTAAAATTCGACGACTAGTAGCAATATCATCATGTATCCAATACGATATAAAAGAAAGGATATTCATACTCGGCGCCATTTGCGGAGGAGTTTCTTCTGACGTTTTCCGGAGACGGAGACAACCGGAGCTCTGCTCTTCAGTTTGTTGGTGAGTGGATCTCCGTGGATGGCTCGCTTTCTATCAGCTTTCGCCTCCCTCTTCTTCTTCGCTATCTCGTTGTATTTTGCCATATCTACCACAAAAACCTCAAGCTTCGAACGGACGCCTCCTCCTCCTCTCTACTTCAAACCTATAAGAACTTCTCCTTAAGCCCTAAATCCACCGTTGCCTTGAGCTATGTTTGGGCTTTTCCATGTCTTTTACCAACTTTGTTTGGGCTTTTTCTCTATCTTTTATTACCCAAACCGTCTTACTTCTATTTGTTCAGCCGGTTTAAATTACATTCAGACATGTCAAACCTGTTTGGTTTGGTTCAGTTCACCCTAACCAAAATAGTCATCTACTTAATATACAAAAATGTTACTCCCTCCTTTTTGATTTAATTGTCGGTAGAAAAAAAAATTTCGTTTCAAAATAAATGTCGTTTTAGAGTTTCAATGCAAAATTTATTAATAAAATTATTCATTTTATTTTTCTATTGGTTGAAATATGGTTATGTGTATAGGTAATTGTGTTTTTTTATCTTGGAAATATACAAAATCATATGTTTTTTAAATCTGTGTACATAAATCTAAAATGACAAATAAAATGAAACGGACGGAGTATTAAAACATTTATAAAAAACTGGATTATTAAAAAAGTATAACTTTTTCAATATACACTTTTGATTGGATAACATGATTTCATCTATAGAATATTTTATTATTTGAGTACATCTTATCTTTACAGTCATTTCTACTTCTCTCTGTATTATATAAAAATATCTATAAAAAAAAATTTAATGAAAACATATATACATTTTCAGAAAAAAAAAACGAAATTATGTCTAAATCAAACTATAAAAACGTGATTACACTTCGATAGATTTCACCATTAAAAAGTAATTTAGACATTGACACACACACCTACAAAATTAGGGGATAATATTTAGATGGTCTACATTTCTTTATATTTTTTTTCTTTCCTACAAATTTTACTTTCAATCAGATATTTTTTTTTTTCTTTTCTTACTTATACGTTTTTTTTTTGTCGGCATACTTGTACGTTTCTTTCTAAATCAGCATAATATAATTTTAAATTCGATTATATATACAGTAATAACGTATTTGATTTTTTCCCTTTTAAAAATGTTAGCAAAATTAACATCGACTACATTCTCTGATCCAGTTTAGTATAAAAGAATACCCCCACAACACGAAGAGTTTTCATTATTTATTTTGCATTGTTTTCCGATATTACTTCTGATATTTGGAGATTAGATTAAAAAAAAAAGGCTGTAAATTTTGTTACCAAAACCAAAACAATCTCACCGCGGCGAAGCGTCTCGACCCCGTCGCCGGAGATTCCTCCCCCCCCCCCCCCCNNNNNNNNNNNNNNNNNNNNNNNNNNNNNNNNNNNNNNNNNNNNNNNNNNNNNNNNNNNNNNNNNNNNNNNNNNNNNNNNNNNNNNNNNNNNNNNNNNNNNNNNNNNNNNNNNNNNNNNNNNNNNNNNNNNNNNNNNNNNNNNNNNNNNNNNNNNNNNNNNNNNNNNNNNNNNNNNNNNNNNNNNNNNNNNNNNNNNNNNNNNNNNNNNNNNNNNNNNNNNNNNNNNNNNNNNNNNNNNNNNNNNNNNNNNNNNNNNNNNNNNNNNNNNNNNNNNNNNNNNNNNNNNNNNNNNNNNNNNNNNNNNNNNNNNNNNNNNNNNNNNNNNNNNNNNNNNNNNNNNNNNNNNNNNNNNNNNNNNNNNNNNNNNNNNNNNNNNNNNNNNNNNNNNNNNNNNNNNNNNNNNNNNNNNNNNNNNNNNNNNNNNNNNNNNNNNNNNNNNNNNNNNNNNNNNNNNNNNNNNNNNNNNNNNNNNNNNNNNNNNNNNNNNNNNNNNNNNNNNNNNNNNNNNNNNNNNNNNNNNNNNNNNNNNNNNNNNNNNNNNNNNNNNNNNNNNNNNNNNNNNNNNNNNNNNNNNNNNNNNNNNNNNNNNNNNNNNNNNNNNNNNNNNNNNNNNNNNNNNNNNNNNNNNNNNNNNNNNNNNNNNNNNNNNNNNNNNNNNNNNNNNNNNNNNNNNNNNNNNNNNNNNNNNNNNNNNNNNNNNNNNNNNNNN
Coding sequences within:
- the LOC106295314 gene encoding violaxanthin de-epoxidase, chloroplastic gives rise to the protein MSVSTHCFTSPCHDRTRFFSGDDGNKLLRKRIKGTFLVKILPSSQNAYLRITAKSSRPLSGFRSGISKGVFDIVALTSKNALKELSTPLLVKLVGVVACAFLIVPSADAVDALKTCACLLKGCRIELAKCIANPSCAANVACLQTCNNRPDETECQIKCGDLFENSVVDEFNECAVSRKKCVPRKSDLGEFPAPDPSVLVKNFNINDFDGKWYITSGLNPTFDAFDCQLHEFHTEDGKLVGNISWRIKTPDSGFFTRSTVQKFVQDPNQPAVFYNHDNEYLHYQDDWYILSSKIENKQDDYIFVYYRGRNDAWDGYGGAVVYTRSASLPNTIVPDLEKAAKSIGREFSTFIKTDNTCGPEPPLVERLEKTVEEGEKIIVKEVEEIEEEVEKEVEKVGKTEMTLFQRLAEGFEELKQDEENFLKGLSKEEMELLDELKMEANEVEKLFGKALPIRKFR
- the LOC106295775 gene encoding uncharacterized protein LOC106295775 isoform X2, whose protein sequence is MAKYNEIAKKKREAKADRKRAIHGDPLTNKLKSRAPVVSVSGKRQKKLLRKWRREQKEMVEKGLVTMEDVEMASADGASEEESKKPPRKFSVKKTLKLNKLKNKGKKNKSQKAVGQVSADQMLE
- the LOC106295774 gene encoding thioredoxin-like 1-1, chloroplastic — protein: MAEVISKTSLFFRGACVNHHHHADDFSVSPVSFGLKKSFSSLKQKPLRSDFSGKQILQTFNRSFRSSSVTAQSTLRIGTAQKWWEKGLQENVREISSAQELVDSLADAGDKLVVVDFFSPGCGGCKALHPKMCQLAEQSPDVQFLQVNYEEHKSMCYSLGVHVLPFFRFYRGAQGRVCSFSCTNATIKKFRDALAKHSPDRCSLGPTKGLEEKELVALAANKELNFSYTPKVVPVEKEAAIPTSNPALPVPHPSMSGSEEKTLVSAGR
- the LOC106295775 gene encoding uncharacterized protein LOC106295775 isoform X1 — translated: MAKYNEIAKKKREAKADRKRAIHGDPLTNKLKSRAPVVSVSGKRQKKLLRKWRREQKEMVEKGLVTMEDVEMASADGASEEESKKPPRKFSVKKTLKLNKLKNKAGKKNKSQKAVGQVSADQMLE
- the LOC106295315 gene encoding syntaxin-related protein KNOLLE, which produces MNDLMTKSFTSYVDLKKSAMKDLESGPPDSDLEMANNNNTDSNLSSFLEEAEKVRSEISLITETLSRISQYNDESKSAHKADSVKSLRNKISNEIVSGLRKAKSIKATLEEMDRANREIKRLSGTPVFRSRVAVTNGLRKKLKEVMMEFQGLRQRMMSEYKETVERRYFTVTGERPDEEMIEKIVSDGGEEFLARAVQEHGRGKVLETVVEIQDRYDAAKEIEKSLLELHQVFLDMAVMVEAQGEQMDEIEHHVMNASHYVKDGAKELNTAKKHQRSSRKWMCIGIIVLLLIILVVIIPIITSFTSS